In one window of Rhodopseudomonas palustris HaA2 DNA:
- a CDS encoding YoaK family protein, giving the protein MRVDDTDGHVPALGIRSQSRSELHLALALLMTSVAGFLDAVGFTHLAGLYVSFMSGNSTRLGIAIAQGDRQIFLPVALVIFSFVFGAFLGTLISEIVERFKCAAILAIEIGLLVSAIVLTRYVEGYLGLLPVCAAMGMQNAAHETVAGVEIGKSFVTGFLFGLGKALAQLVHGGGSRPQALVYGASWVSFLGGVTLGCLALAQFGLSIALCTACTVLAGLAIGAVLDQRRPLEPAPRSLPG; this is encoded by the coding sequence ATGCGGGTCGACGACACCGACGGTCATGTCCCCGCGCTCGGGATCCGATCACAGTCGCGGTCGGAGCTGCACCTCGCCCTCGCGCTTCTGATGACCTCCGTGGCTGGATTCCTCGACGCCGTCGGGTTCACGCACCTGGCAGGTCTGTACGTTTCGTTCATGAGTGGAAATAGTACGCGTCTTGGAATTGCCATCGCTCAGGGCGATCGGCAGATCTTTCTCCCTGTCGCCCTGGTCATCTTCAGCTTTGTATTTGGCGCCTTCCTCGGCACCCTCATCAGCGAGATCGTCGAGCGGTTCAAATGCGCCGCGATCCTCGCTATCGAGATCGGACTGTTGGTATCGGCGATCGTGCTGACCCGCTATGTCGAGGGCTATCTCGGCCTTCTGCCGGTCTGTGCTGCGATGGGCATGCAGAACGCAGCCCACGAGACCGTCGCTGGCGTGGAGATCGGCAAGAGCTTCGTCACCGGGTTTCTGTTCGGTCTCGGAAAAGCGCTGGCGCAGCTCGTTCATGGCGGTGGGAGCCGGCCCCAAGCACTCGTCTATGGGGCCAGTTGGGTCAGCTTTCTGGGCGGTGTCACCTTGGGATGCCTGGCGCTCGCGCAGTTCGGGCTTTCGATCGCACTGTGCACCGCCTGCACAGTGCTGGCTGGGCTCGCGATTGGAGCTGTCCTCGATCAGCGACGACCACTTGAGCCAGCCCCCCGTTCGTTGCCCGGATAG
- a CDS encoding DUF3551 domain-containing protein, translated as MEDIVVDLSSDGGCVALTAVKLGRATAHGFRICTVLESVDPERRALPSGSARRPPRSFYFECRSGFRKSVRPDQAQISAARQMVAKHCEEEMKNRIWLVTVLAVSTLAASAASAKPYKWCIDDGISDSLQCEFTTLRECRASVSGTGGECTINPKLKFGKAKANKAAAQ; from the coding sequence GTGGAAGACATCGTCGTCGATCTGTCGTCAGACGGCGGTTGCGTTGCCCTGACAGCCGTGAAACTGGGACGGGCGACCGCACACGGTTTCCGAATTTGCACTGTTCTTGAATCTGTCGACCCTGAACGGCGCGCGCTCCCGAGCGGCAGCGCGCGCCGGCCGCCGCGGTCGTTCTATTTCGAATGCCGCAGTGGATTTCGGAAAAGCGTGAGGCCGGATCAGGCCCAAATCTCTGCTGCGCGGCAAATGGTTGCCAAACACTGTGAGGAAGAGATGAAGAACAGAATCTGGTTGGTCACGGTCCTTGCCGTCAGCACGTTGGCGGCGAGTGCCGCATCGGCGAAGCCGTACAAATGGTGCATCGACGACGGCATCAGCGATTCCCTGCAATGCGAATTCACGACGCTGCGGGAATGCCGGGCGAGCGTGTCGGGCACCGGCGGTGAGTGCACCATCAATCCCAAGCTGAAATTCGGCAAGGCCAAGGCCAACAAGGCTGCGGCGCAGTAA
- a CDS encoding methyl-accepting chemotaxis protein produces the protein MTSRTTRNGEPRSPGLFDVFTNRRIGTKVAIGFVLVQVLMVVLAVLNYSSFEHVRQAFVALDQRVQVVGIVRDVDRGFTAFRRFVREYSLTGDEALISEAESRQNALRQSIAQGLKEIHDPSRLAKMREISQAFDAYTTSFADVFRMRRDQSKLIREVLDPTGQQARLKLEQLQAAITANDGGETTSLLVAEAVKQLLLLRLDVNKVLGRHDQAAADAAEKALADLKTAMSALKTAIGSSAGRKQIGEIEVDIKNYANAYQKASRVAHEIEVLVNGTMPKAATAIAGDAANIKQSGIADQQKIAKDTEALLGDTKSQILIITAGVLVVGMLLAWLIGRAISRPIVQMSGAMKELAGGNLNVEVVGSGRLDEIGLMACTVEVFKNNALEVIRLREEQEEAERRSAAQHKAEMQQLADEFEGAVGEIIQTVTSASTELEASAGTLTTTADRSQELATSVAAASEQASANVQSVASATEEMASSISEISRQVQTSARIAGEAVDQARKTNDRIGHLADAANRIGDVVELINTIAGQTNLLALNATIEAARAGDAGRGFAVVAQEVKALAEQTAKATGEISQQISGMQAATQDSVGAIREIGGTIERMSEIASTIASAVEEQGAATQEISRNVQQAAQGTQQVSSNICDVQRGATETGSASSQVLAAAQSLSRDSNRLKDEVTRFVETVRAA, from the coding sequence ATGACCAGCAGAACCACGCGCAACGGCGAGCCGCGATCGCCTGGATTGTTCGACGTCTTTACCAACAGGAGAATCGGCACCAAGGTCGCGATCGGATTTGTTCTGGTCCAGGTCCTGATGGTTGTTCTCGCCGTCCTGAATTACTCCTCCTTCGAACATGTCAGGCAGGCCTTCGTGGCGCTCGACCAGCGGGTTCAGGTCGTGGGCATTGTCCGCGACGTCGATCGCGGCTTCACCGCCTTTCGTCGGTTCGTGCGCGAATACAGCCTCACCGGTGACGAGGCGCTGATCAGCGAAGCAGAGAGCCGCCAGAACGCTCTGCGGCAGAGCATCGCGCAGGGCCTGAAGGAGATCCACGATCCGTCTCGCCTGGCCAAGATGAGGGAGATCAGTCAGGCGTTCGACGCCTACACCACGTCCTTCGCCGACGTGTTCCGAATGCGTCGCGACCAGAGCAAGCTGATCCGTGAGGTGCTGGATCCCACCGGTCAGCAGGCACGACTTAAGCTTGAGCAACTTCAAGCAGCGATTACTGCCAACGATGGCGGGGAGACCACTTCGCTCCTCGTCGCTGAGGCGGTGAAGCAACTGCTGCTGCTGAGGCTCGATGTGAATAAGGTGCTCGGTCGTCACGACCAAGCCGCCGCGGACGCCGCGGAGAAGGCCTTAGCCGACCTCAAGACAGCGATGTCGGCGCTAAAGACTGCGATCGGTTCATCGGCCGGCCGCAAGCAAATCGGCGAGATCGAGGTCGACATCAAGAACTACGCGAATGCTTATCAGAAGGCGTCGCGCGTTGCCCACGAGATCGAAGTGCTGGTCAATGGCACGATGCCGAAAGCCGCGACGGCGATCGCAGGCGATGCGGCGAACATCAAGCAGTCCGGAATTGCCGACCAGCAGAAGATCGCCAAGGACACCGAAGCATTGCTCGGCGACACCAAGAGTCAGATCCTGATCATCACGGCCGGCGTGCTGGTCGTGGGCATGTTGCTCGCATGGCTGATCGGCCGTGCGATCTCGCGGCCCATCGTTCAGATGTCGGGCGCGATGAAGGAACTGGCCGGCGGCAATCTGAATGTCGAGGTGGTCGGCTCCGGGCGGCTGGACGAGATCGGTCTTATGGCGTGCACCGTCGAGGTCTTCAAGAACAATGCACTCGAAGTGATCCGGCTGAGGGAAGAGCAAGAGGAAGCCGAGCGCCGTTCCGCGGCTCAACACAAGGCCGAGATGCAGCAGCTTGCCGACGAATTCGAAGGCGCCGTCGGTGAGATCATCCAGACCGTGACTTCGGCCTCTACGGAGCTCGAGGCTTCGGCCGGCACACTCACGACGACCGCCGATCGCTCCCAGGAGCTGGCCACGTCGGTGGCGGCGGCGTCGGAGCAGGCCTCGGCCAACGTGCAGTCGGTGGCGTCCGCGACCGAGGAGATGGCGTCGTCGATCTCCGAGATCAGCCGCCAGGTGCAGACTTCGGCGCGGATCGCGGGTGAGGCTGTCGATCAAGCCCGCAAAACCAACGACCGCATCGGTCATCTTGCCGACGCAGCGAACCGAATTGGCGACGTTGTCGAGTTGATCAATACGATCGCTGGCCAGACCAATCTGCTGGCGCTCAACGCCACGATCGAGGCGGCCCGCGCCGGCGACGCCGGTCGCGGCTTCGCGGTCGTGGCACAGGAGGTCAAGGCGCTCGCCGAGCAGACAGCCAAGGCAACCGGCGAAATCAGCCAGCAGATTTCCGGAATGCAGGCCGCGACCCAGGATTCGGTCGGGGCCATCCGTGAAATCGGCGGCACCATCGAACGGATGTCGGAGATCGCCTCGACGATTGCCTCCGCCGTGGAAGAACAAGGTGCGGCCACGCAGGAGATCTCCCGCAACGTGCAGCAGGCCGCGCAAGGTACCCAGCAAGTTTCGTCGAACATCTGCGATGTTCAGCGGGGCGCCACTGAGACCGGTTCGGCGTCGAGCCAAGTGCTGGCGGCGGCGCAATCGCTGTCGCGGGACAGCAACCGGCTCAAGGACGAGGTCACCCGTTTCGTGGAGACGGTGCGGGCGGCGTGA
- a CDS encoding DUF6538 domain-containing protein, whose translation MGNPKMPSPVRKRSADGSDKSDVWWLRKKVPARYRAIVGRGEVWRSLGTTDLKAANVACVKLSAELERDWAARLHAAQDAGRVSSPRALTSRELSGLQRLVHEQTRDAQLANPPPRHAWGLDTGDRTDDEHLEELEYDEAKMASFLARNGFEVSEADQRRFLPLFLQARREAYRDLHRATRLDYSDSPLLAKYAPTPLPSVDFLEAFEFYCTSAGIKGGATGPTARRWRSKIIEFCEFVNHADLARMTADDGYRWVDHLVDAKGIARKSVRDVWLASLKAVASFIVERRKLASNPFLGIRVRRADTGTKESNQKGFTDSQAVLILTATLANPSHLTIAETRAARRWVPWICAYTSARVNEITSLLPSDVRQDPETAIWCFYLRPEMTKGDYMRVIPVHSHLIEQGLLNYVGEREGLSLPLFYDPRRAEGDTVAHPQWQKIAQRLAEWVVNSLGVTGVKPNHGWRHRFKSVARHANMHPEVENFITGHGGSDDPGVIQRVSMRYGDAWVKTLKKTIELYPRYEIEGLKRRPEPHRRPRRTRQIGAPGTRQASTATGHASHRDPE comes from the coding sequence ATGGGAAATCCGAAAATGCCGTCACCGGTCCGGAAAAGGAGCGCAGACGGGTCCGACAAGTCCGACGTATGGTGGCTGCGCAAGAAGGTGCCGGCCCGATACCGGGCGATCGTCGGCCGGGGTGAGGTCTGGCGGTCTTTGGGGACGACCGACCTCAAGGCCGCGAATGTCGCCTGCGTCAAGCTAAGCGCCGAACTGGAGCGAGACTGGGCCGCACGCCTCCACGCCGCGCAGGACGCCGGTCGGGTCTCCTCGCCTCGCGCCCTCACCTCCCGCGAACTGAGCGGATTGCAGCGACTCGTCCACGAACAGACGCGGGACGCGCAGCTTGCCAATCCGCCGCCCCGGCACGCCTGGGGGCTCGACACGGGAGATCGGACCGACGACGAGCATCTCGAAGAACTGGAATACGACGAGGCCAAGATGGCCTCTTTCCTCGCCCGGAACGGCTTCGAGGTGAGCGAGGCGGACCAGCGGCGTTTTCTGCCCCTATTCCTACAGGCGCGTCGGGAAGCCTACCGGGATCTGCATCGGGCGACCCGCTTGGACTATTCGGACTCTCCCCTGCTCGCAAAGTACGCGCCAACTCCGTTACCTTCGGTCGACTTCCTCGAAGCTTTCGAATTCTATTGTACATCCGCCGGGATCAAGGGCGGGGCGACGGGTCCTACCGCCAGACGGTGGCGATCGAAAATCATAGAGTTCTGCGAGTTCGTCAATCACGCCGACCTGGCACGCATGACGGCGGACGACGGCTATCGTTGGGTCGATCACCTGGTCGACGCCAAGGGTATCGCCCGAAAATCCGTGCGGGACGTTTGGCTCGCCTCCCTGAAGGCAGTCGCAAGCTTCATAGTTGAACGCCGGAAACTCGCCAGCAATCCGTTTCTGGGCATTCGCGTCCGACGCGCCGATACGGGAACGAAGGAATCCAATCAAAAGGGATTTACCGATTCCCAGGCTGTCTTAATCCTAACGGCCACGCTCGCAAACCCCTCGCATCTGACCATCGCCGAGACCCGCGCGGCGCGGCGGTGGGTGCCATGGATCTGCGCCTACACGAGCGCCCGCGTCAACGAGATCACTTCGCTCCTCCCCTCCGACGTAAGACAAGATCCAGAGACGGCGATCTGGTGCTTCTATCTACGCCCCGAGATGACCAAGGGGGACTACATGCGGGTGATACCGGTCCACTCTCATCTGATCGAACAGGGACTGCTGAATTACGTCGGAGAGCGCGAGGGCTTGTCGCTACCCCTGTTTTATGATCCGCGAAGGGCAGAGGGCGATACGGTGGCTCATCCGCAATGGCAGAAGATCGCCCAGCGGCTCGCGGAGTGGGTCGTCAACAGTCTTGGCGTTACGGGGGTCAAGCCCAATCACGGTTGGCGCCACCGCTTCAAAAGCGTAGCCCGTCACGCGAATATGCATCCCGAAGTCGAGAATTTCATTACGGGCCATGGGGGCTCCGACGATCCGGGCGTCATCCAACGCGTGAGCATGCGGTACGGCGACGCTTGGGTGAAAACGCTCAAGAAGACGATCGAGCTCTACCCCCGCTACGAAATTGAAGGCCTAAAGAGGAGGCCGGAGCCGCATCGCCGACCGCGGCGTACCCGCCAGATCGGGGCACCCGGGACAAGGCAAGCATCGACAGCGACGGGGCATGCAAGTCATCGAGACCCGGAGTGA
- a CDS encoding putative bifunctional diguanylate cyclase/phosphodiesterase has protein sequence MISAPLPDNEQARLTALRRYDILDTPSEDCFDIFPRLVVRAIGVPSAVISFVDSERQWFKARINVTDQQTPRDIAFCAHAILRDRPLVVADATIDPRFHDNPLVTASGGVRFYAGAPIRTAEGFAIGVLCAIDKVPRLLGKAQLETLRELASLVADQLDLRLANRRLAREVAERERTENHLRSMSRTLELSNLRLDAALNNFLHGLCMFDGDRKVVVSNARFAGIYSLRPDEIRCGVSLSAIQSACRERGTFVESWSERRLGRCSDDISEVSSLQDGRTILVRCQPVAGGGWMTVHEDITERYRSEQQIAHMARHDLLTGLLNRGAFHERMDEACARLRRWGETFSVIMLDLDRFKLVNDSLGHPAGDALLRAVVSRLKACIRETDVLARLGGDEFAVLQTRTKDSYNEAVAFADRIVNCLIDPIEIDGHQLVISTSAGIALAPQHGTDSDELIKNADLALYRAKAAGRNGYVTFETAMKDRANARQQLEGELRQAILNREFDLYYQPQVEARSGRVIGAEALLRWRHPRRGFVPPSEFIPVAEETGLIEKLGEWVLKEAAAEAIRWPAPIKLAINLSPVQLSRGNLTDTVTQALRLSGLPPERLEVEITENVFLEDEVNNLAVIRQLRSLGVSVALDDFGTGYSSLSYLTRFPFDQIKIDKFFSMNLIERSDCATIVSSVITLARGLGISTVAEGVETVRQFELLREAGVDYFQGYLFGHPVPASALNFGAAHDITRITEVA, from the coding sequence ATGATCTCAGCCCCGCTTCCGGACAACGAGCAGGCGCGGCTCACCGCGCTGCGCCGATATGATATTCTTGATACCCCGTCGGAGGATTGTTTCGACATATTCCCTCGGCTGGTCGTCCGGGCGATCGGCGTCCCCTCGGCCGTGATCAGCTTTGTCGACAGCGAGCGTCAATGGTTCAAGGCCCGGATCAACGTCACCGACCAACAGACACCGCGCGATATAGCGTTCTGCGCGCACGCGATCCTTCGTGATCGCCCGCTCGTGGTTGCGGATGCGACGATCGATCCGCGATTCCACGACAACCCGCTGGTAACCGCATCAGGCGGCGTGCGGTTCTACGCAGGTGCCCCGATACGAACCGCGGAGGGCTTTGCCATCGGCGTGCTCTGTGCGATCGACAAGGTCCCCCGCCTCCTTGGAAAAGCGCAACTGGAAACGCTCCGAGAGCTGGCATCGTTGGTCGCCGACCAACTCGATTTGCGACTGGCGAATCGACGTCTCGCCCGCGAAGTCGCCGAACGCGAACGCACCGAGAACCATCTGCGGTCGATGAGCCGAACGCTGGAGCTGTCGAACCTGCGCCTGGATGCGGCGCTCAACAACTTCCTCCATGGGCTGTGCATGTTCGATGGCGACCGCAAGGTGGTGGTGTCGAATGCACGCTTCGCCGGAATCTACTCTCTCAGACCCGACGAAATCCGGTGCGGCGTTTCTTTGAGCGCGATCCAGTCGGCGTGCCGAGAACGCGGGACGTTCGTGGAAAGCTGGTCGGAACGCAGGCTTGGTCGATGTTCGGACGACATCTCCGAAGTGAGTTCGCTGCAAGACGGGCGGACGATCCTGGTGCGCTGTCAACCGGTCGCAGGTGGCGGCTGGATGACCGTGCACGAGGACATCACAGAGCGCTATCGCAGCGAACAGCAAATCGCCCATATGGCCCGCCACGATCTGCTGACCGGCCTGCTCAATCGCGGAGCCTTCCACGAAAGGATGGATGAGGCCTGTGCACGCCTGCGCCGCTGGGGTGAGACCTTCTCGGTCATCATGCTGGACCTGGACCGCTTCAAGCTCGTCAACGATTCGCTCGGACATCCGGCGGGGGATGCCCTGCTACGCGCGGTGGTCTCGCGGCTGAAGGCGTGCATTCGCGAAACGGATGTTCTGGCGCGGCTCGGTGGGGACGAATTCGCCGTGCTGCAGACAAGGACGAAAGACTCGTACAACGAGGCGGTGGCCTTCGCGGACCGGATCGTCAATTGCCTGATCGATCCGATCGAGATCGACGGGCATCAGCTCGTCATCAGCACCAGCGCGGGAATCGCGCTGGCCCCCCAACACGGCACGGATTCCGACGAGTTGATCAAAAATGCCGACCTCGCGCTCTATCGAGCCAAGGCGGCTGGCCGCAACGGATACGTCACCTTCGAAACCGCGATGAAGGACCGTGCCAATGCGCGCCAGCAACTGGAAGGAGAATTGCGACAAGCCATTCTGAATCGAGAGTTCGATTTGTACTATCAGCCACAGGTCGAAGCCAGGTCCGGGAGAGTGATCGGCGCGGAGGCGCTGCTACGCTGGCGCCACCCGAGGCGAGGCTTCGTGCCGCCGTCCGAGTTCATTCCGGTCGCGGAGGAAACCGGCCTGATCGAAAAGCTCGGCGAATGGGTCCTAAAGGAGGCTGCCGCCGAGGCCATTCGCTGGCCGGCCCCCATCAAGCTCGCGATCAATCTCTCTCCGGTCCAGTTGAGTCGCGGCAACTTGACCGACACTGTGACGCAAGCTCTGCGACTTTCGGGGCTGCCTCCAGAGCGCTTGGAGGTGGAGATCACGGAAAACGTGTTTCTAGAGGACGAAGTCAACAACCTCGCCGTCATTAGACAGCTGCGGTCCCTCGGGGTATCCGTGGCCCTGGACGACTTTGGGACAGGATATTCGTCGCTCAGCTATTTAACGAGATTTCCGTTCGATCAAATCAAAATCGACAAATTTTTCAGCATGAATCTGATCGAGCGAAGCGACTGCGCCACAATCGTCTCCTCGGTGATAACTCTGGCGCGAGGCTTGGGGATCTCCACCGTCGCCGAAGGCGTCGAAACAGTGCGTCAGTTCGAACTGCTGCGGGAGGCGGGCGTCGACTACTTCCAGGGATATCTGTTCGGTCACCCAGTTCCGGCTTCGGCGCTCAATTTCGGTGCCGCTCACGACATCACGCGCATCACGGAGGTCGCCTGA
- a CDS encoding alpha/beta fold hydrolase, translated as MSSGFVTIKDGVEIFYKDWGPREAQPIVFHHGWPLSSDDWDAQMLFFLSQGYRVVAHDRRGHGRSSQVDVGHDMDHYAADAFVVMEHLDLKNAVHIGHSTGGGEVARYVAKFGQPSGRVAKAVLVSAVPPLMLKTENNPGGLPIEVFDGFRKALADNRAQFYLDVAGGPFYGYNRAGAQSSPGVVNNWWRQGMVGSAKAHYDGIKAFSETDQTDDLKAITVPTLVLHGEDDQIVPIDDAGRLSVKLLKNGKLKTYPGYPHGMLTTHPDVLNADLLAFIKS; from the coding sequence ATGAGCAGCGGATTCGTCACGATCAAGGACGGCGTCGAGATCTTCTACAAGGACTGGGGCCCCCGGGAGGCCCAGCCGATCGTGTTTCACCACGGCTGGCCACTGTCGTCCGACGACTGGGATGCGCAGATGCTGTTCTTTCTGTCGCAAGGTTACCGCGTCGTCGCCCATGACCGGCGTGGCCACGGACGCTCGTCGCAGGTCGATGTCGGCCACGACATGGATCACTATGCGGCCGACGCTTTCGTTGTCATGGAACATCTCGATCTCAAGAACGCCGTCCATATCGGCCATTCGACCGGCGGCGGCGAAGTGGCGCGGTATGTCGCCAAATTCGGCCAGCCCAGCGGCCGGGTCGCGAAAGCCGTCCTCGTCAGCGCCGTGCCGCCGCTGATGCTGAAGACCGAGAACAACCCGGGCGGCCTGCCGATCGAAGTCTTCGACGGCTTCCGCAAGGCGCTCGCCGACAACCGCGCGCAATTTTATCTCGATGTCGCCGGCGGCCCGTTCTACGGCTACAATCGGGCGGGCGCTCAGTCGTCGCCCGGCGTGGTCAATAATTGGTGGCGTCAGGGCATGGTGGGCAGCGCGAAGGCGCACTACGACGGCATCAAAGCTTTCTCCGAGACCGACCAGACCGACGACCTCAAGGCGATCACGGTCCCGACCCTGGTGCTCCACGGCGAGGACGATCAGATCGTCCCGATCGACGACGCGGGGCGGCTTTCGGTCAAGCTGCTCAAGAACGGCAAGCTGAAAACCTATCCGGGCTATCCGCACGGCATGCTGACCACGCACCCCGACGTGCTCAATGCCGACCTGCTCGCTTTCATTAAATCGTAA
- a CDS encoding helix-turn-helix domain-containing protein, which yields MAEPKRVSAVDRASEEVGRPPRSAIRSWGQRKIEAGYWSIDWPGVIQREMSLSTRAFCELSMVLTPVDDMTLLRGETTIRTGPLQSGRFRVAPANAALSASVSASGPVKFLKVFFAEETARAIGSAIHSHSIDIELEDPMLGTNDPLLVALGREVVENMNDPRPTNRAFAEEAAILMAGRVVSHYSTARYCTSIAVRSPGLDPNLDRALQLMRDHIGDSIDLGMLAASVDMSAFSFVRAFKKKYGLPPIRYHRGMRIEWAKTLLSTTACPVGKISNMLGFSEPSHFVSAFRKTTGCTPLAYRRFRS from the coding sequence TTGGCCGAACCGAAGAGGGTGTCTGCGGTGGACCGTGCAAGCGAAGAGGTCGGGAGGCCCCCCCGCTCCGCGATCAGGTCATGGGGTCAAAGGAAGATCGAGGCGGGATACTGGTCGATCGATTGGCCGGGCGTCATTCAGAGGGAGATGTCTCTCTCCACCAGGGCCTTCTGCGAACTATCGATGGTGTTGACGCCTGTGGACGACATGACCCTACTCCGCGGTGAAACAACCATAAGAACCGGCCCGCTTCAGAGCGGACGATTTCGCGTCGCGCCCGCCAACGCCGCACTATCGGCCAGCGTTTCGGCGAGTGGTCCCGTCAAATTCCTGAAAGTATTCTTCGCGGAGGAGACGGCGCGCGCGATCGGCTCGGCGATCCATTCTCATTCGATCGATATCGAACTGGAAGATCCGATGCTGGGCACGAACGACCCGCTCCTGGTCGCGCTCGGCAGAGAAGTCGTCGAAAACATGAATGATCCCAGGCCGACCAACCGCGCCTTCGCCGAAGAAGCGGCCATCTTGATGGCTGGAAGGGTCGTTTCCCACTATTCGACAGCACGCTACTGCACCAGCATCGCGGTTCGATCTCCCGGTCTGGATCCCAATCTGGACAGAGCGCTGCAGCTGATGCGGGATCACATCGGTGATTCCATCGATCTCGGGATGCTTGCGGCGTCCGTCGACATGTCGGCATTCTCCTTTGTCCGCGCCTTCAAGAAGAAATACGGTTTGCCTCCAATTCGGTATCATCGCGGGATGAGGATCGAGTGGGCGAAGACGCTGCTATCAACGACAGCGTGCCCGGTTGGCAAGATATCGAACATGCTGGGTTTCAGTGAACCGAGTCATTTCGTTTCAGCGTTTCGGAAGACGACGGGTTGCACGCCACTGGCTTATCGCCGGTTTCGAAGCTGA
- a CDS encoding Dps family protein encodes MSLPLVRPELEGPTDLSSDATRDIAPALRAMLADVFAVYLKTKNFHWHMSGPHFRDYHLLLDEQSDQIFAMTDQIAERARKIGGTSLRSIGHIARTQRILDNDADYVDPQDMLSELCSDNQQLTRELRRLHDLCDEYGDVATASLIENWIDESERRIWFLYEAVRRGHNSQGR; translated from the coding sequence ATGTCACTTCCTCTCGTCCGCCCCGAACTGGAGGGCCCGACTGATCTATCCAGCGACGCCACCCGAGATATCGCCCCGGCACTCCGCGCCATGCTGGCAGACGTGTTCGCGGTGTATCTGAAGACCAAGAATTTCCACTGGCACATGTCCGGCCCGCACTTCCGGGACTACCATCTGCTGCTGGACGAGCAGTCCGATCAGATCTTCGCGATGACCGATCAGATCGCCGAGCGCGCCCGCAAGATTGGCGGCACCAGCCTGCGCTCGATCGGGCACATCGCCCGCACCCAGCGGATTCTCGACAACGACGCCGACTACGTCGATCCGCAGGACATGCTGTCCGAACTGTGCAGCGACAACCAGCAGCTGACCAGGGAACTGCGACGTCTGCACGACCTCTGCGACGAATATGGTGACGTCGCCACCGCCAGCCTGATCGAGAACTGGATCGACGAGTCCGAGCGGCGCATCTGGTTTCTCTACGAAGCCGTGCGACGCGGGCACAATTCGCAAGGACGTTGA
- a CDS encoding RNA polymerase factor sigma-32: protein MTSAFSSSSLAPAHSDAAVFDEKSYMRAIGRYPVLEPDEEARLWQRWLQHRDKAAADALITSHLRLAAKLARDFRRYGFPLGDLIAEANLGLMMALDRFDPERGARFSTCAVWWIRSAIYDHIIRSWSLVRIGRTPAQKKLFFRLRGEIRRLQPDHHGTLTKELAEQISATLDVPLREVIEMEQRLSGDRSLNTPLSDLDESGEWQDLIADDAPNAEAVLAGHDELDHQRRALQDALVQLDARERYIFSARHLGERPASFETIGQSLSISAERVRQIEARAFAKVANSARRTCGTARPAARVTSNRKTTALTAPPNWIGHNAAAVHASV from the coding sequence ATGACCTCGGCATTTTCTTCGTCGTCCCTCGCCCCGGCACACTCCGACGCTGCGGTTTTCGATGAGAAGAGCTACATGAGGGCGATCGGCCGCTATCCGGTCCTGGAGCCGGATGAAGAAGCTCGGTTGTGGCAGCGATGGCTGCAGCATCGCGACAAAGCGGCGGCTGACGCGCTGATCACCAGCCACCTCCGGCTCGCCGCGAAACTGGCTCGCGACTTCCGACGCTATGGCTTTCCGCTGGGGGATCTGATCGCCGAAGCGAATCTCGGACTGATGATGGCGCTCGACCGGTTCGACCCCGAACGCGGCGCGCGGTTCTCGACCTGCGCGGTGTGGTGGATCCGGTCAGCGATCTACGATCACATCATCCGATCGTGGTCGCTGGTGCGGATCGGCCGGACGCCTGCGCAGAAGAAGTTGTTCTTCCGGCTTCGCGGCGAGATCCGCCGGCTCCAGCCCGATCACCACGGCACGCTCACCAAGGAATTGGCCGAACAGATTTCAGCGACGCTCGACGTTCCGCTTCGCGAAGTCATCGAGATGGAGCAGCGCCTGTCCGGCGACCGGTCCTTGAACACGCCGTTGTCTGATCTCGACGAGAGCGGCGAGTGGCAGGATCTGATTGCCGACGACGCGCCGAACGCCGAGGCGGTCCTCGCCGGCCACGACGAACTCGACCATCAACGCCGCGCGTTGCAGGACGCGCTGGTTCAGCTCGATGCCCGCGAACGCTACATCTTTTCGGCCAGACATTTGGGCGAGCGTCCCGCCAGCTTCGAGACGATCGGTCAGTCGCTCTCGATCTCGGCGGAACGGGTGCGGCAGATCGAGGCCCGCGCATTCGCCAAGGTCGCGAACTCTGCCCGCCGAACGTGCGGGACGGCGCGGCCGGCCGCACGTGTCACCAGCAACCGAAAGACGACCGCTCTGACCGCTCCGCCCAACTGGATCGGCCACAACGCAGCCGCGGTCCACGCCTCGGTCTGA